In the genome of Pseudoliparis swirei isolate HS2019 ecotype Mariana Trench chromosome 3, NWPU_hadal_v1, whole genome shotgun sequence, one region contains:
- the pknox2 gene encoding homeobox protein PKNOX2 isoform X3, translating to MSIAQAAAKAMLSDALLQDSPGLNRISHLELELPLDKVIKYVSVGLPLLLVTMAFAREISLGPQISCFPPSNFTIKQASYVDTYCWDSLMHHEFDSNGNFEERSLWVHKMFPYSLLAMAVLMYLPALIWRQLVMPTLGSDLLFIIDELDKSYNRSIRMAQSILDMRQNTRNPLTFQAELQRAKKKRYFEYPLLERYMQVKQNSYFLVSMLFLRGFLLLTFITAACLYLAYFHLSAFLQDEFSCFVRTGMLRDQTWVPELVQCKMIGQLVFQVISVANGAIYVLLAPIVLFSLIRLFIWDTTFFSVYEVLPALDILNRRRLGCPLNDLNVLLLFLRANVAHLMSYGKVRALCSLAPPQVGNATAGQGLSAMLNQEEMEEREEATMELAEEVEEAKEEGKLNLVDIMTILGAAQGRVVNCSEKRPLVEENMSLEPNHQGYHELKETAPFSHY from the exons ATGTCCATTGCCCAGGCGGCGGCCAAGGCCATGCTATCTGAtgccctgctgcaggacagccCCGGGTTAAACCGGATCAGCcacctggagctggagcttcCTCTGGACAAGGTCATCAAGTATGTGTCCGTCGGCCTTCCGCTTTTGCTGGTGACCATGGCCTTCGCCCGCGAGATCTCCCTGG GGCCTCAGATCAGCTGTTTCCCTCCCAGCAATTTCACCATCAAGCAGGCCAGCTATGTGGACACATACTGCTGGGACTCTCTTATGCACCACGAGTTTGACAGCAATGGGAACTTTGAGGAGCGCTCACTCTGGGTACACAAA ATGTTCCCCTACTCTCTTCTGGCCATGGCAGTGTTGATGTACCTGCCGGCTCTCATCTGGCGCCAGCTTGTCATGCCCACTCTGGGCTCAGACTTGCTCTTCATAATTGACGAACTGGACAAGTCGTACAACCGCTCGATCCGAATGGCCCAGAGCATTCTGGACATGCGCCAGAACACCAGGAACCCCCTCACATTTCAGGCCGAACTGCAAAG GGCTAAGAAGAAGCGATACTTTGAGTACCCTCTTCTGGAAAGATACATGCAGGTCAAGCAAAACTCCTATTTCCTCGTCAGCATGCTTTTCTTGCGGggcttcctcctcctgaccttcATAACAGCCGCCTGTCTCTACCTGGCCTACTTCCACCTGTCTGCCTTCCTGCAGGACGAGTTCAGCTGCTTCGTCCGCACGGGCATGCTGCGTGATCAGACCTGGGTTCCTGAACTGGTTCAGTGCAAAATGATTGGCCAGTTGGTGTTTCAGGTGATAAGCGTGGCAAACGGTGCCATCTATGTCCTGCTGGCTCCTATTGTCCTCTTCAGCCTGATTCGGCTCTTCATTTGGGACACCACCTTCTTCTCCGTCTACGAGGTCCTCCCCGCCCTCGACATCCTCAACCGCCGTCGGCTCGGCTGCCCGTTGAACGACCTCAACGTCCTGCTGCTCTTTTTGCGCGCCAACGTGGCTCACCTGATGTCCTACGGGAAGGTGAGGGCCCTGTGCTCGCTGGCGCCGCCGCAGGTGGGCAACGCCACCGCAGGGCAGGGATTAAGCGCAATGCTCAACCAAGAGGAGATGGAAGAGCGCGAGGAGGCGACGATGGAGCTggcagaggaggtggaggaggccaaGGAGGAAGGGAAGCTCAACCTCGTGGACATCATGACTATTCTGGGAGCGGCGCAGGGAAGAGTTGTGAACTGCAGCGAGAAGAGGCCTCTGGTGGAGGAGAATATGAGTCTCG AGCCAAACCACCAGGGGTACCATGAGTTGAAGGAGACTGCACCATTTAGTCATTACTAG
- the pknox2 gene encoding homeobox protein PKNOX2 isoform X2 has translation MSIAQAAAKAMLSDALLQDSPGLNRISHLELELPLDKVIKYVSVGLPLLLVTMAFAREISLGPQISCFPPSNFTIKQASYVDTYCWDSLMHHEFDSNGNFEERSLWVHKMFPYSLLAMAVLMYLPALIWRQLVMPTLGSDLLFIIDELDKSYNRSIRMAQSILDMRQNTRNPLTFQAELQRAKKKRYFEYPLLERYMQVKQNSYFLVSMLFLRGFLLLTFITAACLYLAYFHLSAFLQDEFSCFVRTGMLRDQTWVPELVQCKMIGQLVFQVISVANGAIYVLLAPIVLFSLIRLFIWDTTFFSVYEVLPALDILNRRRLGCPLNDLNVLLLFLRANVAHLMSYGKVRALCSLAPPQVGNATAGQGLSAMLNQEEMEEREEATMELAEEVEEAKEEGKLNLVDIMTILGAAQGRVVNCSEKRPLVEENMSLGTVTLIYSLKRILLLAIFTFIVWDVQKIIK, from the exons ATGTCCATTGCCCAGGCGGCGGCCAAGGCCATGCTATCTGAtgccctgctgcaggacagccCCGGGTTAAACCGGATCAGCcacctggagctggagcttcCTCTGGACAAGGTCATCAAGTATGTGTCCGTCGGCCTTCCGCTTTTGCTGGTGACCATGGCCTTCGCCCGCGAGATCTCCCTGG GGCCTCAGATCAGCTGTTTCCCTCCCAGCAATTTCACCATCAAGCAGGCCAGCTATGTGGACACATACTGCTGGGACTCTCTTATGCACCACGAGTTTGACAGCAATGGGAACTTTGAGGAGCGCTCACTCTGGGTACACAAA ATGTTCCCCTACTCTCTTCTGGCCATGGCAGTGTTGATGTACCTGCCGGCTCTCATCTGGCGCCAGCTTGTCATGCCCACTCTGGGCTCAGACTTGCTCTTCATAATTGACGAACTGGACAAGTCGTACAACCGCTCGATCCGAATGGCCCAGAGCATTCTGGACATGCGCCAGAACACCAGGAACCCCCTCACATTTCAGGCCGAACTGCAAAG GGCTAAGAAGAAGCGATACTTTGAGTACCCTCTTCTGGAAAGATACATGCAGGTCAAGCAAAACTCCTATTTCCTCGTCAGCATGCTTTTCTTGCGGggcttcctcctcctgaccttcATAACAGCCGCCTGTCTCTACCTGGCCTACTTCCACCTGTCTGCCTTCCTGCAGGACGAGTTCAGCTGCTTCGTCCGCACGGGCATGCTGCGTGATCAGACCTGGGTTCCTGAACTGGTTCAGTGCAAAATGATTGGCCAGTTGGTGTTTCAGGTGATAAGCGTGGCAAACGGTGCCATCTATGTCCTGCTGGCTCCTATTGTCCTCTTCAGCCTGATTCGGCTCTTCATTTGGGACACCACCTTCTTCTCCGTCTACGAGGTCCTCCCCGCCCTCGACATCCTCAACCGCCGTCGGCTCGGCTGCCCGTTGAACGACCTCAACGTCCTGCTGCTCTTTTTGCGCGCCAACGTGGCTCACCTGATGTCCTACGGGAAGGTGAGGGCCCTGTGCTCGCTGGCGCCGCCGCAGGTGGGCAACGCCACCGCAGGGCAGGGATTAAGCGCAATGCTCAACCAAGAGGAGATGGAAGAGCGCGAGGAGGCGACGATGGAGCTggcagaggaggtggaggaggccaaGGAGGAAGGGAAGCTCAACCTCGTGGACATCATGACTATTCTGGGAGCGGCGCAGGGAAGAGTTGTGAACTGCAGCGAGAAGAGGCCTCTGGTGGAGGAGAATATGAGTCTCGGTACTGTAACACTTATCTACTCACTCAAACGCATTCTGCTACTGGCTATTTTTACCTTCATAGTCTGGGATGTACAGAAAATTATTAAGTGA